The region AATGATGAATGCATTACCGGCATGATCCTAAACAGGCTTATttggatgtaagtcccactgttcaACAGGGCTTGCACCCAGATAAGAGtatatcggattgcagcctaatttgcaCCAAAGCTAACCTCAGTACAGTATAACCATCTTTTCGGAGAAGGCAAGCAAGTATGGAAATCTCACAATTTATAAGCTCATAGGACCTTAAGCTGCCTTAAACTGAATCAGACTTTTGattcatctaggtcagtattgtcaacacaaaCTGGCAGTGGCTCGGAGAGGGTGgaatttttcatttttctgtaCCCTACCTGGAAGATACAGCTGTACAACCAAATTTCTTTCCATTGATTCTGTGGACATGGTTGTGATTGCAGGTGCTCATCCTGCTGCAGCTCTTGTAACTGTTGTCACTCTCTGAACTTCCCCAATACTTGGGTTCCTCCACCAATCAGTCCCCTAACTATATCTTTATATTTTATAAAACAATTGATATTCAGCTTTGTGTGCCCAAATGCCACACTGGTAGCACTGCATTCTCTATGGCTGAAGATccccatagagcagtgtttctcaatgtttgttctccgccgtaccacttcacagggtctacctattcaaagtaccaccagaaataactggcactgacatcaccagttacttctggtttgggagaccAACTGCGAgacaacaaacatcagtaagaggctcggggtggacaggagggcttttttgagcatggaaaagcatgcagtGGAGCTCTGCCCATGGAACCAAgcttcctgctgctgtttgttgtgtcacattcctagtCTTGCTGGTGGATGGcaagggtcctgcaagtaccaccagacaccacttcaagtaccacttggtggtacccataccactggctgagagACACTGTCATAGAGTTGTTATTTGTATGGGGCCCAACATAACCTAGCATGTGAAGCAACATCTCCTGTAATAGGTGAGAGAAGGACATTTTAAGCTGATCTGTATATACCCTGCCTTGATGGAGGTGGCCAAAGGGAtgcttgggaaaaaaaacaaaccatgtgTTACACTCACAGGCTATTATCCACTGTGTTTCTGTCTATATGCATAGGTTTACTGGCACCAGGAAGCAGATATAAAGCAAGTAGTAGTTCTCCATCCCCACTTCATTTCATATCTGGAACATCTGTGCTCATTTGTGCACATAATGGATCACAAATCAGTGTTAATTATTGTACAAATTGTTGGATGTCCTCTGATGGTGCATACAATTATCATTGCAGTGTGATAACAAAGAATTATCAGCATATCCTGGCCTTGATATTTGCTGTGAAGGGGATTAATGAAAACCACCAGCTCTTACCCAATGTCAccttgggcttccacatctatgaaaGCTACTCCAAAGAATGGTGGACCTATCAAGccacaatggaacttctctccACCCGGAATAAATTTatccccaactacaagtgtgGCATCCGGAACAACCTCATATCAGTCATCGGGGGTCTTCACTCTCAAATCTCGCTCAGCATGGCAAACATCCTGGGTACCTATAAAGTCCCACAGGTACAATATATGGGCAAAGTGAcaaaggggaagggagaaagtcatatatgctattttttttctttccagatgtGTTATACATACAGAGAGGGACATAGAAATTTCTAATATACATGTGGCCtactcagtggtgttgctaggattTGTGCCACCTGGCATGGGAGACCAGCATGTTACTCCTTGACACCAGCATTGTCActccatgcaatgggcagggcaatgccccatgtgatgggcatggtgatgcaccattgccgcacccccactgttgttgttttttttgctataacttttgataggatatagatatttcaacatggtttgttttgttttgttttgttgcattctgcatggaatatatatataacatgatggtatttattCAAAAATTCTAAGATTTTaccaattttggccagtagtgatgtccccaccaccctctctgtgCATGGCACCCCCCTAACAATGCCACTGGGCCTACTCACAAAAAAGCAAAGCCATGAtattaattcattaaaaaaaaacatttctctaTCTCTTTCTTCCTCACTGATCTTTTCTGTACCTATTCATTTTGCCATTCTGTAGTTCACATATGGCTCTGCTCCAGGGATGAATGAGAGCATTGAGTCTGTTCCCTTCTACCAGATGGCCTTAAATGAAGATTACCAGTATAAAGGAATTCTTCTCCTCtttctgcatttcagatggatatgGGTTGGCATTCTTGCAAAAAATGATGAGAACGGAGAAAGGTTTGTGCAAACAATGAGTACAGTATTTCTCCAGCATGGCACCTGTGTTGCCTTCTTGGAAAGACTCAACATCATTTACCATCCTAAAGACCTAGTTTGGCTGACCAAAATGTATCACATTGTCATGAAGAGCAATGCCAGTGTGGTGGTGGTCTATGAAAAATCTATTTTGCATTTGAGATGGCTGCTACATTTACCAGAAATGGGAATGGTGACAATGAAGCCAAAAGGCaaagtgtggattatgacagcccaaaTGGAGCTCACATCATTGCATTATCAACGAAGTTGGGATATACAAACCATTCATGGGGCTCTGTCTTTCACAATCCACTCAAATAACATCTTGGGCTACCAAAACTTCATTCAGAGCCGAAACCCTTCCAGTGTCAAAGAAGACATTTTCCTCAGGGAGGTTTGGGAGCAGGTATTCAACTGCGTGTGGCCAAACTCTGGTCTGGGCAAAGTGAAAGGGGATATTTGCACGGGCATGGAGAACTTAGAGAACCTTCCAGGGGCCTTCTTTGAAATGAATATGATTGGCCatagctacagcatctacaatgcagtctatgctGTGGCCCATGCCTTACATGCTGTACAAATGCACCAAATGCAGCACAGAGCTGTGGTGAATGGAGGAAGACTGAGTCTTTGGGATAtacagccatggcaggtaatgtCTGTCTGTGAGTACGTATAACATATACGTCTTCATATGGATAGACAaaagtttctcttttttttcttttttcaaatgaaCTCTTATCCAACTCCTTCTCCCTGTTCTCTAGAAATACCATATACTCATTTTTCAAAACTATTTTTTTATTGAGTTGTCAATATCTTCTGTAAAAGGTTTAATACAGCTCTTCGTTTAAATTGCATTTTGTTGCACTTGTATTCTGGGGAGTTACTTGAaaatggtttatgtcagaataccagatgcaagggagggcaccaagaggCAGGTCTtgtgctgtcttgtgtgctccctggggcatttggtgggccactgtgaggtaccagaagctgagctagatgggcctatggcctgatccagcagggctgttcttatgttcttaagaagtcaTCAGGATGAATCTGTCAGGAAAGGTTTGACAGAAATGTGTTCAATCAATACAGTTCCTTACTTCCTTTTCATGTGCAGTTTGTACCTTTTGCAAGTACTCTTTGTGCTGTTGAGATGTTTCAGAATATATCTTGCATGCTTTTGGAATCCTCTTTCATAACTCAGGAATGTTGAATGAGCCACTTAATACAGTGAGAGGTATAGTGAGTTATGCTACTTACTAATTTTGAAATTTGCCAGCAATGAGCTCTAGCACTGGTGCTTGGTGCCGTAAATGTGTCAtcaagcatgtttatggcacctagTGAGTAAGGAGCTGGCCCTGGATTGAAACCTAAACTAATAAATGACTGGTGCTTGGAGTATGTTTACATCACCAGTTTTTTGTTTACCTACTCTGTCTAGCTCCACCAATTTCTGAGGAGAGTTCATTTTAACAACACTGCTGGAGATGAAGTTTATTTCAATCAGAATGGTGAACTGGTGGCAGGATTTGATATTATCAAttgggtcacattcccaaaccagtcctttctGAGAGTGAAAGTCGGGAAGCTGGATCTCCAGGCACCTCCTGATAAAATGTTCACCATTCATGGTGATGCCATCACATGGCACAAAAGTTTTAACCAGGTACTGCAATTTAGAAAATGCACCAATTATGACTGAATACTAGATCTCATTCATGGTGTAGAGGATATCCTGATATTCTTAGTCCATCAATTCAGTACTGTCAAAACTGACAGTGGGTCAGTGGGTCTCCAGATTTTCAGGTGggtcttttctctgtcctacccaGATAGATCAAGGATCAAATCTGGTACTTTTATGACTGTGCTGTAGCCCTCGCTAAGTTCACATTAGAGTATctgtgattaaggctgcaatcctaaccacacttttctgagagtaagccccattgaacaaaataggacgtacttttgagtagacctggttaagattgtgccctaagaatgtCAACCACACTGAAATTTGAAgaataagaagaaaaagaagaaaaagaggaagaatgtTGTAATGCATTTTTGAGGTTGCTTTCTGAGGAGAAATATATTAGAATTTCGAAGAAACACCAGTTGAGTTTCTATAAGACAAATAACATGTTGGCACATGCCTTCTGCCATTGCTGAAGTTTTTGCTGGAGTGCTGTACTAGCTGAATGACTTGAAAATAATGTGGAGAAGCTGGAAAAGAATTAAAGAGAAGGTGATCATTCAGCCTtgaacagaaatatacaaagaatGGTGTTAGTTTTAACTTGGTGAAAGATGCTGCAATTACCTAGAGCCAGAATGAGAGTGACCTCAAGGACTGCAGCAGCAACAACTTAGCTCTAAGTACTGGACATCATTTTTGGAACACATTTGTATGCATTGGAAAGCATAAGTTGCATGCCAGAGTATTGTGCCTGCTGTTATTCTATATCAGCAAACCATCTTGCTCAACTGCATTGAATGAAAGTTCCCCTATCATGTTTTCTGAATGGTAATAATCTCATTTGTGTATACATGTGTATGCATTGAGCAGGTATTGCCCCTTTCGGTCTGTACAGAGAGCTGCCACCCTGGTTACAGCAAGAGAAAACAAGAAGGGAAGCCATTTTGCTGTTATGATTGCattccatgtccagaagggaagatttcaagcCAGAAGGGTAAGT is a window of Tiliqua scincoides isolate rTilSci1 chromosome 5, rTilSci1.hap2, whole genome shotgun sequence DNA encoding:
- the LOC136653332 gene encoding vomeronasal type-2 receptor 26-like — its product is MILNRLIWIVITKNYQHILALIFAVKGINENHQLLPNVTLGFHIYESYSKEWWTYQATMELLSTRNKFIPNYKCGIRNNLISVIGGLHSQISLSMANILGTYKVPQFTYGSAPGMNESIESVPFYQMALNEDYQYKGILLLFLHFRWIWVGILAKNDENGERFVQTMSTVFLQHGTCVAFLERLNIIYHPKDLVWLTKMYHIVMKSNASVVVVYEKSILHLRWLLHLPEMGMVTMKPKGKVWIMTAQMELTSLHYQRSWDIQTIHGALSFTIHSNNILGYQNFIQSRNPSSVKEDIFLREVWEQVFNCVWPNSGLGKVKGDICTGMENLENLPGAFFEMNMIGHSYSIYNAVYAVAHALHAVQMHQMQHRAVVNGGRLSLWDIQPWQLHQFLRRVHFNNTAGDEVYFNQNGELVAGFDIINWVTFPNQSFLRVKVGKLDLQAPPDKMFTIHGDAITWHKSFNQVLPLSVCTESCHPGYSKRKQEGKPFCCYDCIPCPEGKISSQKDMDNCLKCPDDRYPTQKQDICIPKDISFLSYKEPLGIILAVLALLFSLFTALVLRVFLRYQDTPIVKANNQELTYALLVSLLLCFLCTLLFIGPPTKVLCLVRQTTFGIVFSVAVSCVLAKTITVVLAFMATKPGSRMRKWVGKRLSNSIVLSCSLIQASICAVWLATSPSFPDANMDAQSTEIVLECNEGSSSMFYCVLGYMGFLAIVCFSVAFLARKLPDSFNEAKFITFSMLVFCSVWISFVPTYLSTKGKHMVAVEIFSILASTAGLLGFIFFPKCYIIVLRPELNKKEQLIRKKSCKI